Genomic segment of Cyanobacterium stanieri LEGE 03274:
ATAGGCTCAAATACAGGGTACATCCTAGCAATCAAAAATACCCCCGCTGCCACCATGGTAGCCGCATGAATCAGAGCAGATATGGGGGTAGGACCTTCCATAGCATCAGGAAGCCACACATGGAGTGGAAATTGGGCTGATTTTGCCACAGGCCCCAAAAAGACCAAAATAGCAAATAACGCCGCTAACCACCCAGCAAGTTGCCCTGAGACAACCGATTCATGAAGCCTAAGTCCCATTTCGCCAAAGTCAAAGCTACCAGTAGCCCAGTATAAACCAAGCATCCCCAATAATAAACCGAAATCCCCTACACGGTTAGTAACAAAAGCCTTTTGACAAGCATCAGCGGCCGCCTTGCGATCGTACCAAAAGCCGATGAGTAGATAGGAACACATCCCCACCAACTCCCAGAAAATATACACTTGCACAAGATTAGGGCTAACTACCAACCCCAACATCGAAGCACTAAAAATGCTCAAATAGGCATAAAAACGTACATAACCTTCATCGTGAGCCATATAACCATCAGTGTAAATCATCACCAACAGTGCCACGGTGGTAACAATAACCAGCATTAATGAGCTAAGATGATCGATGGTATAACCCATACTCAGGGAAAAATCCCCCGCAGAAGCCCATTCAATCATTCTCGTATAAGGCTCGGCACCCTGCCACTGACTCCAAAAAAGAGCCACAGAAAGGGCTAAACAAGCTCCTAGGGTGGAGATAATAAAAATTGAGTTAACTTGTCTTAATTTATTGGTAGCTTGGTTAAAAGAGATTAAGCCGATACCCACTATCATTGCGGAGATTAGGGGTAGTGTTGGCACTAACCAAGCGTATTCATATAATTTTAAACTGTCCATGCAGATTATTTATTCTATTTATCCATAACGCTATCATTGTGACATATCATTACTGTCTATGATCAATTAAGATTTCATTTTCCATTAGTTGATTAACTTTATCATGGGTAAAAAGTACCTCAATTGGGCATAATTAATTGTTAATAGCACCAGTTATCAAGTGGTGGGTTATAAGACATCTTTAGATGTGGGAATAGGACAGTTTTTTGATATTTTAGAGTATGTTTGTTTTAAAACAAATACCTATCTTAAAAAGGTAAAAACTATAGTTCGCTAGGTATGTCAAAATCATAGCACCTATAAAAGAAACTTTAACGCTTAATCAGTTTAACAAATATTTCAACTAATAAAATTTACTCACTATGTTAGATTTAACAGGAAAAAACGCCCTAGTTACAGGTATTGCCAATAATCGCTCCATTGCATGGGGTATTGCTCAACAATTACATAAAGCAGGAGCCAACATAGGTGTAACTTATCTACCCGATGAAAAAGGACGTTTTCAAAAAAAAGTTGGCGAATTAGTAGAACCCCTCAACCCCAGTGTTTTCCTACCCTGTAATGTACAAGATGACGTCCAAATTGAAGAAACCTTTAACGAAATTAAAGAACAATGGGGCAAAATAGACATCCTCATTCACTGTCTCGCCTTTGCCCAAAAAGATGACTTAAGCGGTGATTTTAGTAATACTTCCCGTGATGGTTTTAAAACTGCCCTTGATATTAGTGCCTATTCCCTTACCCGTCTTACCCAAGCCGCCAAACCCTTATTAACTGACGGTGCTAGTATTGTTACCCTTAGCTATCTTGGGGGAGTAAAAGTAATCCCCAACTATAATGTTATGGGTA
This window contains:
- the fabI gene encoding enoyl-ACP reductase FabI; protein product: MLDLTGKNALVTGIANNRSIAWGIAQQLHKAGANIGVTYLPDEKGRFQKKVGELVEPLNPSVFLPCNVQDDVQIEETFNEIKEQWGKIDILIHCLAFAQKDDLSGDFSNTSRDGFKTALDISAYSLTRLTQAAKPLLTDGASIVTLSYLGGVKVIPNYNVMGIAKSALEMSVRYLAAELGSQNVRVNAISAGPIRTLASSAVGGILDMIHHVEATAPLKRTVTQTEVGNAAAFLCSDLSSGITGQVIYVDAGYEIMGMSQG